CCGGAACGATCAGTGACCCCTCGACCGATTCTCAGGCGTTGTACGCCGCTATGACGGCCATCACGTCATCGGCAGTCACGGTTTGCCCGCCGATTCGCTCCTGGTTGTCGTAGGCCGTGATGGCCGCAAGAACTTCCGACCGCTGGATGCCGGGCGTCCCGTTCGTATCGAACCGACCGACCTGGGACTGTGTCGTGCCGCCGTACCGACCCGCACCGTACCCACCGGTCCCGAACCCGGTGGGGGTGGACTCGGTCGTAGCTGCCGCGGTCGGTTTCACACCTGCGGCCACCAGCCCCCCGAGTACGCTCGCTCCCTGTAATACGCGTCGGCGTGCGTAGGTCCGTGGTGTGTCGGCGTCGGTCATAGCAACTGGTAGCGTATGGGATGTCTATAAGCTGTCGCCGACCGCAGGACCAGCCGGTTCTTGCCTTCGGAAGATATAGGGGCGTGGCTGTCGGACATCGGAGATATGACCGATACGGGACGCAAGCGGCCCTGGCTGGCGGTCCTCCTGGCGCTCGTCTACCCGGGGCTGGGTCACATCTACCTTCGGGAGTGGGTGCGTGCCGTTCTGTGGTTCGGACTCGTGTTCAGCACCACGACGCTGCTGTTGGGTGAGAGCGACCTTCCGACGGAGCTGTCCGTCGATGCCCTCCTCGCTGCCTCCCGTGGGCTCCCGCTGGAGGCGTCGCTCGCACTGCTGGCGATTACCGTTCTCAGCATGGCCGACGCCTACTGGATGGCGACACAGAGCCAACACGAAGGGGCTGTCGCCGACGGGTTGACCTGTCCAAACTGCGGGAAGGAACTCGACGAGGATATCGACTTCTGCCACTGGTGTACGACCGAGCTGTCGGCCGCCGAGGACGCCGGCGCGGACTCGACCCAGTGACGTGACCGACGATCTATCGAGACCCGGGACCCGCTGGGTGCTGGTCGTCGTCGCCGCGGGGGTGATGGGTGCTGCCGGAACGTACCAGTTCGCCTGGAGCTCCCTCAGCGGTCCGGTCGGGAGCCGTGTCGGCGCGTCTCCCACCGGACTCGGTAACGTGTTCACCGCTTATATCGTCGCCCAGACGCTCGTCCAGTTCCCGGCCGGCAGCATCAGGGACCGCTACGGGCCGCGGGCGATTCTAGTGGTGAGCGCGCTGTTCCTGGCAAGCGGGTACGCTGGACTGGCAGTAGTTCGATCGTATCCGTTGGTCCTCGCCGCCTACACGCTCGGTGGTGTCGGCTGCGGGATCGCGTACACGGTCGCGGTCAACACGCCGGTCAAGTGGTTCACCGACCGGCGGGGCCTGGCGACGGGGGCGGTCACGATGGCCTACGGCGCGGTCAGCGTCGCCGCGATCCCGCTGTTGCAGTCTCGACTGGACGCTTCCTACCGGGCGACGCTGCTGACACTGGCTGTCGTGGTCGGCGGTGCGGGGCTGCTGGCGGCGCTCGTGCTCCGCGATCCGCCGACGGGTACCGACGCCACGGACGACGGGGATGCGGTCAGCGTCGACGAGACGGCGGCGATCGGCTGGCGGTCGGTGCTCCGGTCCTGGCAGTTCTGGGTGTTGTTCGGCGTCATGGCCGTCGTCAACGGCGTGGGGCTGATGCTGATCGGGCAGTCCGTCGGGTTTACCAGAGGTTTGGGGATGGGTTCCGGGACGGCGACGACGGTCGCGTCGGTGATCGCGCTGGCCGACGCGGGCGGTATCGTCGTCGTCAGCGCGCTCTCCGATCGGCTCGGCGGCGAACGGACCGTCGGGGCCTCCCTGCTGTTGTGTGGCTGTTCGCTCGCGGGTGCGGTCGTCGTCGGCGTCCGTGGACTCGCACCGCTGTTCGTCCTTCTGGTCGGGGCGACCGCGTTCTTCCGCAGCCCGGTGTTCGCGGTCTTTCCCTCCCTCGTGGGACGCTACTACGGGCGCGCTCGCTCGTCGGAGAACTACGCGCTCGTCTACTCGGCGAAAGTCCCCGGCGGTATCCTGGGTGGGACCGTCGCCGGCTTCCTGATCGCCCGGACCGGCTGGACCCCGTCGTTTCTGGCCGGGGCCGCGCTGCTCGCGCTCGCCGGCCTCGCGACGCTGACGCTCCGCTCGGGGGATCTCGTGGACAAAGACGGACACGTCGGACAGCAAACCGGGTAGTGTGAACGACGAGAGAACGAGCCGCCCGCGTCGCCGTTATTTCTCGATGATGCTCTCTTCGATCTTCTCGCCGAAGTGTGTCGCCGTGTCCTCGTAGTAGACCAGCAACTCGTCGCCCGGCTCCAGGTCCGTGACAGCGGTCCGGCCCTCGCGGGTGTGGACCTTGATCGTCTCGGCGTTCTGCAGGAGCGTCTCGATCCGGTCCCCGTCTTCGGTCTCGGCCTGGACCCGGAACATCGGGCGTTTCTCGATCTTCGCACGGCCGACGATCGCCTCGCGAGTGTGTCCCTCGCTGTCGACGACCTGTACTTCGTCGCCCGACTGGAGTTCCGAGAGGTACTTCGTCCCGCCGTCGGGGGTTCGGACGTACGCGTGGACGGCACCGGCGTTGACCCGGAACGGCCGGGAGGCGACGTAGGGGGATTCGGCGGTCTCCGCGTGGACGAAAAAGAGCCCGCGGGCCATCGAACCGACGAGCATCCCCTCGTCGTGTTCCATCAGGTTGCCCGTGTCGATACAGACCCGGTCGGCCGACCCGGTCTGTTCGACGGCAGTCACTTCGGCGTACTGCAAGTCGAGTTGCTCGCGGCCGACGGCGTCGCGCACCTCGCAGGTCTTGCGGATCTCGTCGACGTCGTCGGTGTCGAGTAGGACGCCGTCGGCGCCGTGTTCCAGCGTCTCGTAGGCGGTGCGGGCGTCTTCTGCGGTCTGGACGCCGGTGATGAGCTGTGTCTCGTCGCCGACCCGGGCGATGAGGTTCTCGAGGGGGATGATCTGCCAGTCCTCGCCGATGACGATCGTGAAGTCGGCCTCGGCCGCGACCGCCTCGGCGAAGGCCTCGTAGTCTTCGTCGAAGATCCGGACGTAGCCGCCGTCGGTCGTCGTCCCGTTGCGCCGCAGCGTCGAGAGGTCCGCAGAGCCGGAGAAATCAGCGGGGAGATCGACCGTCCCGTCACCCTCGCCGTCTTTTCCGACGATGGTCGCGTCGCTCGTGATCGCTTCCTCCTCGGCCTCCATGACGTGAACGTCACCGTTCGAGAAGGCGGCGATGTTGACGGCACCCAGTTCCTCTACCCGGTCGACATCGCTCTCGTCGACCAGGACCCAGTCGACGCCGGCTTCGAGGCCGGCGGTGATACGGCGCTTCCGTGTCTCCCAGTCGCCGACCTCATCGTCGGCTTTGAGCCACACGCTTCGTGTCATACGCCCACGTGCGCGACGCCGGGGCTTGAACGTGGCGGATTGGGCAACGGCGCCTCGTCGGAGGATGTAGGGTTGGCAGCCGACCGTCCAGATATGACCCGATTGCCCTCTCTGCGACTGCCGGCTAAGAGTGTTTACTGTGGTCTGCCCGACGGTAATCGACATAATACAATGTGGATGTGGCGTGCTAGCGGATCACAGCAGGAGATCACTATCAGATGTCAACCGATGGATGCACTGTCTACACGGTCGCGGGTGCGAAGGGTGGGGTCGGTCGAACGACGACGAGCATCAACCTGGGGGTGGCCCTGGCGAACGCCGGCCACGACGCCGCCGTCCTCGAACTCGACTTGGCGATGGCGAACCTCACCGAGTTCCTCGATGTCGAGGCGACGACGACGCTCCACGGGGTCCTCGCGGGGGAGGCGAACGTCGCGGACGCGACGTATCCCGCCGCTGGCGGACTGTCGCTCGTCCCCAGCGGAACGTCACTGGAGGGGTACGCTCGGACCGACCTCTCTACGCTCCCAGGCGTCGTCGACACGCTCCGTGAGCGCCACGACGCTATCATGGTCGACACGCCGGCGGGACTGAGCGAGGAGACGGTACAGGCGATGGAACTCGCCGACGAAGCCGTCTTGGTCTCGACGCCGCGTGTCTCGTCGGTCCGGAACGCCAACGAGACACTGCCACTCGCGGACCACGTCGAGACGGCTGTCAGCGGACTCGTTCTCACGAAGTCGGGGGCGGGTACCCCGGCGGTCGCGGACCACGTCGCGTCCTGTCTCGACGTTTCCGTACTCGGCCGTGTCCCTGAGGACGATGCGGTTCCGTACGCACAGGAGCACGGGGAGCCAGTCGTCGAGCATGCCCCACACAGCGGCGCGGCCGTCGCGTACCGGAAGATCGCTCGTCGTCTGGCGGAGCCGACCACAGCGAATTCCTCGGCGATGGGACGGACCGACAGCACTGCGTGTGACGGGTCGGCGACTGGAGACCGGAGCAACGGTAGCCGGACACCTCAGGACTCGGAGAGTGGGGGATCGGATACTAGTACCGACGATATCGAACAGGCGGTCGGGAACGTGGGTACGTCGCCCCACTCGTTCGGCCGACAACTCCAGGACGTGTTCGATCGTTAAGCTTCGACTGCCAGCCCCGCCTCGCGGAGCGCGTCGACGGCGTCGGCGTCGTCGTGGACGACCGCCGAGACCGCACGGGCGATCTTCTCCGGTTCGTCGTGCTGGAAGATCGACCGACCCATCGAGATACCGGCGGCGCCCGCGTCCATCGCGCCCCGGACCATGTCCAGCGTCTCCTCGTCGGTCCCTTTCGACCCGCCGGCGATGACGACCGGCAGCGAGGTGGATTCGACGACGTGCTGGAAGCTCTCGGCGTCGCCGGTGTAGCCCGTCTTGACCACGTCCGACCCCAGTTCCTCGGCCAGTCGGACCGCGTGCCCGACCGCCTGGTTGTAGCCGTCCGCTTCGGGATCGATCTCGGGGCCGCGGGCGTAGGCCATCGCCAGGACAGGCAAGCCGTAGCGGTCGGCCTCGCTGGTCAGCGTCGACAGTTCCTCGATCTGTTCGCGCTCGTAGGTGCTGCCGACGTTGATGTGGAAAGAGACCGCGTCGGCACCGACCCGGATAGCGTCTTCGACGGTCCCGGTCGTCCGTTTGTCGTTTTCGTCCGGACCGATCGTCGTCGAGCCGTTGAGATGTGCGATGTAGCCCGCGTCGTTCTTGTTCGGGTGGACGCGGTCGGCGATGCCCCGTTGGGTGAGGACGGCGTCGGCACCGCCGCGTGTGACCGCGTCGATCGTCGATTCGATGTCTTTCAGCCCTTTGACTGCTCCCATCGTGATCCCGTGGTCCATCGGGACGATGACGTACTGCCCATCTGTCCCGATGCGTGTGAGCCGTGCGCGTTTCCCTGCGTTCATGTTATGGGACAGTGTGGCAAGTACGCTTATAAAGATTGAGAAGTGTACCCGCGCCTTCAGGCGCGGAACGAATCCGACAACCCATTCCACAGTCCACTGTCGATAGCAGAGTCTACTCGGACAGAGGTGGTAGACTGCAAACCTTAATATCCCAATCCAGCGGTGTGGAACCGTGGGATTCCCCTGTCTTCAGGTACGGAAGGATGTCAAGTGCGTTCCGGTTGCGGCCGGTTCTGTGCTCCCCGACGGGCACCCTCCTTCAGTTCGCGTGCCTTCGCTTCGAGGCGGTCGGCGACAGTCTCGGTATCGTCGCCGTTCTCGTGGCCCTCGGCGACGATGTCGATCAGCGCGGAGCCGACGATGATCCCGTCGGCGCCCGCCGAGACGATACGCTCGGCGTGATCGCCGGTCTTGATACCGAAACCGACGGCCTTTGGCACGTCCCAGTCGCTCAGCCGGGCCAACGACTCCTCGGTAGCGTCGTCGACGTCGTCGCGCGCGCCGGTGACGCCCAGGCGGGCCTGGACGTAGACGTACCCCGAGACCTGTGTCTTCATGCTGTCCAACCGGTCGCCGGTCGTCGTCGGCGCGACGATGAACACCAGATCGAGGCCGAACTCGTCACAGGCCGCCCGCAGCGGGCCGGCCTCCTCGGCGGGGAGATCGACGACGACAAGCCCCTCGATGCCGACTTCGGCGGCTTTCTCGACGAAGGGCCGTGGACCCTCCTCGCTGTCCCCGTACTGGAACACGAGGTTGTAGTAGGTCATACAGACCACCGGTACGTCCACGTCCAACTCTTCGACGAACTCGAAGTACCGACCGACGGTCATCCCCGCCTCCAGCGAGCGGACGATTGCGTCCTGGATGGTCTTCCCCTCGGCGATCGGTTCCGAGAAGGGCAAGCCGAGTTCGATCAGGTCGGCTCCGCCCCGCTCTAACGCCTCGATGTAGGTCTGTGAGGCCTCGTAGTCGGGATCTCCCGCGGTGAGATAGGGGATAAAGGCCGGATCGTCGCGCTCGAAGACTCGCTCCAGTCCCATCAGTGGTCACCGTCCGTGTGGCCGCTGTCGGGGTTCATCATCCCGCCGGTGTCGAAGACGGACATGTCGGGAGCGATGTCGAGGTCCCGTTTGCTCGTCTCCTCGATGACCGTCTCCAGGTCCTTGTCGCCGCGACCGGAGACGTTGACGACCACGCTCTCCCCCAGGTCGTCGTGGTGTTCTTCGAGATATCCGAAGGCGTGGGCCGTCTCCAGCGCCGGGATGATCCCCTCGTCCTGGGAGAGGCGGTGGAACGCCTCCAGGGCGTGGTCGTCGTCGACGTTGACCGGCGTCACGCGACCCTCGTCGACGAGGTGGGCCAGCTCCGGGCCGACACCGGCGTAGTCCAGGCCGGCCGAGACCGAATGTGACTCCATGATCTGGCCGTCCGAGTCCTGCAGGAGCTTCGTCCGGGCACCGTGGAGGACCCCCTCCTCGCCGGTCGAGAGGGTCGCGGAGTTGGGTGCGACGCCGCGCTCTTCGTCGACCGACAGCGAGGAGCCGCCGGCCTCGACGGCGTATAGCGCCACGTCGGGGTCGTCGACGAACTCCGCGAACGTGCCCATCGTGTTCGAGCCACCGCCGGCACAGGCCAGGACGGCGTCCGGGAGCCCACCGGTCTTCTCGATGGTCTGCTCGCGGGCCTCTTCGGAGATGACCGCCTGGAAGTCCCGGACCATCTTCGGGAACGGGTGCGGGCCGACGATGCTCCCGATGACGTAGTGGGTGTTCTCGACGGTGGTCGCCCAGTCGCGCATCGTCTCGGAGATGGCCTCCTTGAGCGTTCCCCGGCCGACCGTGACCGGGTTGACGTCGGCACCGTTGATCCGCATGCGGAAGACGTTGGGTCGCTGGCGGGCGATGTCGGTCTCGCCCATGTAGATCTCACAGGGCATATCCAGATGCGCCGCCGCCATCGCCGTCGCGGTGCCGTGTTGGCCCGCGCCGGTCTCGGCGATGATGCGCTCTTTGCCCATGTACTTCGCCAACAGGACCTGGCCCAGCGCGTTGTTGAGCTTGTGTGCGCCGCCGTGCAGCAGGTCCTCACGTTTCAGGTAGACGTCGGTGTCGTACCGGGCCGAGAGCTGCTCGGCGTACTGTAACGGGGTCGGGCGGCCGCCGAAGTCGGCCAGGCGCTCCCGGAACTCGTCCATGAAGCCGTCCTCGTTTTCCAGGACGTACCGCTCGTAGGCGTCGGCCAGCTCCTCGATGGCCGGCATCAGCGCCTCGGGTACGTACTGTCCGCCGTACTCGCCGAACTTGGGGTCGTGTGCGTCGTCCGTGCTCATGTCTGTGTCTCCGTCTCCGCATCGGTCAGTCGCCGCGTGTTCGCTGTCACGTCGGTGTCCGCGCCGTGATCCATGATGGCCGAGCCGACCAGCAGTGCGTCGGCACCGGCCCCGCGCATCCGCCGAACGTCCTCCGGCGTGTGTATGCCGCTTTCGGCAATGAGGGTGACGCTCCCGGGGACCGATTCACTGACTCGCTCGAAGGTCTCCAGATCGACTTCGAGCTTCGCCAGATCGCGGTTGTTGACGCCGACGATGTCCGCACCGGCTTCGAGAGCGGTCTCGACCTCGGCCTCTGTGTGGGTCTCGACGAGGACCTGGAACCCCCGGTCACGGGCCGCAGCAACCAGGTCGGACAGGTCGTCGGTCCCGTCTTCCTGTAGGAACCGGACGATCAGCAGGACCACGTCGGCCTCGACGACGTCTAACTGCGCCTCGTGGAGGATGAAATCCTTCCGCAGGACCGGGACGTCGACGGCCTCGCGAACCCGTTCCAGCGTCTCCGCTGAACCGCCGAAGTGGTCCGGTTCGGTCAGGACCGACAGCGCCGCCGCGCCGCCCGCGACCATCCGCTCGGCCAGCTCTACCGGGTCGTCGGTCCGTTCGCCGTCGGTCGTTGGACTGGTCGGCTTGATCTCGGCGACCAGCGGCACGCGTCCGCCGGCCTCGGCCTGTTCGAACGCCGCCGGCAGCGAGCGCGCGTCGACGGTGACCCGGTCGCTCCCCCCGACGCGCTCGCGTGCCGCCGCGAGTATCGACTCCACTTCCGGTGCGATCGCACCTACACTATCGTCCATCACTGAACACTAACGTACAGAAGTGTACATAAGGGTTACCCTCGGGAACGGGCCGCAGGTTGAAGACACGCCGGGTCGTCACTCCGGTTATGGAGACATCGAGCGACGATGCGGGCATCTACGCGCGGGAGTCGGACTACCTCGACCGGTACGTCCAGTTCGGGGCGGCCGGTGACCGGGTCATCTCGCTGTCGTTCCCGACACACCCCGAGGACGTCACCAGCGACGACCACGCACTGCTGGATCGTATCGACGACTATCTCTCCGGAACCGAAGACGGCTTCGAGGACGTGACCGTCGGGCTGACTGTGCCCACAGAGCAGCGTCGTGTGTTGGAGGCGGTCCGTGAGGTCCCCTACGGCGAGAACGCCACCGTCGAGCAGGTCGCACGGATGACGCCGGACCTGGACGCGACCGAACAGGACGACCTCGCCGCGGTCCGCGAGGCGCTGGCTGGCAATCCGGTCCCGCTTCTCATCCCCGATCACCGGGTTCGTGACGGACCTAGTAGCGCCCCACCGGCGGTCGAACAGAAGCTTCGGTCGGTCGAGGGGTTATAGCGATAGCCGTTCGATCCCCAGCCCTTCGTGGACGCCCAGTTCCAGGGCGTTGACGAGGTAGTGGGCGACGACGACGGCGAGCAGACTGTCGGTGACGACGAACAGGCCGGCGAGTCCCAGCCCGAGCGCCCCGGTGACGAGGATACCGACACGTCCCTGGGCACCGTGGCCCAGCGCGAACGCGACCGAGGAGACGATGGCCATCGCCCACGCCGGCGCGCCCAGTCCGGCGACGGGGACGCCGATCGCCGCCCCACGAAAGAGCAGTTCTTCGACGACCGCGATGATCGGCAGGATGACGCCGAGCAGGACCACCCAGCCACCGGCCGAATCCGGTGCCAACAGCCCACGGACGGACTCGTCGAAGGCCATGTCGAACCCCGCGGCCAGTGACGCGGCGGCCTCGTTGCCCAGCCAGAAACCGACGCCGGCCGCGACGCCGACAGCGAGTGCTGGCCAGCCCGTCGAGAGCGGGGCCGCGCTGACACCGAACGCACTGACCGGGATCCGGTAGTAGAACGCTGCCGCCACCAAGAGCGCGCCGAACAGCCCCTGGGTGAGCGCGACGTTCGCCAGCAACGCCCCGGTCGAGATGCTCTCGGGTCGGTTCGAGCGTCGCGATTCGACCCAACGGCGTCGCCGGGCGCTCTCCGGGGTCTCGAACCGTGGGATGACGGGATCAGGCGTCGGCGTGTCGGCGTGCTCCTCCAGTGACGGGACGCCCTCCGCGGTTGCCGAGAGACCGCTCTCGTCGGTGAGTCCCTGCGAAAGGCGCGCGAGCGCGAGTAACGCGGTCAGAAGGAGTCCCGTCAGGCCGACGAAGGCGGCCCAACCGGGCACGGCTCTACTGCGGGCTGGGGCTGCCGCCCTGGCGGCCGACCTCGTGTTCGAGGGCCTTGCCCGTGATGGACTTCAGGCGGTCGACCAGCGAGTCCTTCTCGGTCTCGCCCGACAGCGCGACCTCCAGGACTTCCGAGATGTGGGAGACGGGGATGATCTCGACCATCTCCTCGTACTCCTCCTCGATCATGACGTCCTGGGTGTTGGCCTCGGGGATGATGACCGTATCGAGGCCGGCCTTTGCGGCGGCCTCGATCTTGTGGGTGACTCCGCCGACCGGGAGCACGTCGCCCCGGACCGATAGCGAGCCCGTCATCGCGAGGTTCTGTTTGATCGGGACGTCCTCTATCGCCGAGATGACGGCGGTTGCGACCGTGATCGAGGCCGAGTCGCCGTCGACGCCGCCTTCACCGGCCTGGACGAACTGGATGTGGACGTCCTTCTCGGAGATGTCCTCGTCGCTGAACTTCTTGATGATCGCCGAGACGTTCTGGACGGCCTCCTCGGCCATCTCTTTGAGCTGACCGGTCGCGATCACCTGGCCGGGACCCTGTGACGGGCTGACCTCTGCCATCACGGGGAGGACGATTCCGCTGTCCTCGCCCATGACTGCCAGGCCGTTGACGCGGCCGATGACGTCGCCCTGGTTGACGGTGAGCTCGTAGTCCTTGCGGCGTTCGATGTAGTTGTCCGCGAGCTGTTGCTCGATGGACCGGGAGCGCCGTTTCGCTTGCAGGACGTCTTTGCGTTCGGTCTGCTCTCTGTCCTCCGCGCGAGCGATGTCGCCCGCGACACGGACCAGGCCACCGAGGTCACGGAACTTCAGGGTGAGGTGGCCTTTCCGACCCGCACGGCGACGGGCTTCGAGGATGAGTTCCTCGACGGCCTCCTCGGTGAAGTGTGGGAGCCGCCCGTCGTTCTCGACTTCCTGGGCGACGAAGCGGGCGTACTTCCGGCGCATCTCGGGGTCGTCCTCGATGGTGTCGTCCATGTACACCTCGTAGCCGTACCCCTTGATCCGGGAGCGCAGCGCCGGGTGCATGTTCTCCATCGCGTCGAGGTTCCCCGCCGCGATCATGATGAAGTCACAGGGGACCGGCTCGGTCTGGACCATCGCGCCCGAGGAGCGCTCGGACTGGCCCGTGATCGAGAACTCGCCCTCCTGGATGGCCGTCATCAGCTTCTGCTGGCTGCGGATGTCCAGGGTGTTGATCTCGTCGACGAACAACACACCCTTGTTGGCCTTGTGGATGGCACCGGCCTCGACGCGGTCGTGGCTGGGGGTCTCCATGCCGCCGGACTGGAACGGGTCGTGGCGGACATCGCCCAACAGCGCACCCGCGTGGGCACCGGTCGCGTCCTCGAAGGGCGCGGTCTTCTGGCTGGCGGTGCTGATCAGGAGGTTCGGGATCATCGCGTCGCTGCCTCGCGACCCGTAGCGGAACGCGAGGTAGATGACACCCGCTGCCAGGATGCCCAGCAGGATCTGCTGGGCGATGATCAGCGAGTAGCCGATGACGATAGCGATGATGATCCACATCAGGAACGTCCGCATCTGGTTGCGCTTGCGGGCTTCCTCCTTGTGGGCGTCGACGATCTGTTCAC
Above is a window of Haloarcula halophila DNA encoding:
- a CDS encoding zinc ribbon domain-containing protein, with amino-acid sequence MTDTGRKRPWLAVLLALVYPGLGHIYLREWVRAVLWFGLVFSTTTLLLGESDLPTELSVDALLAASRGLPLEASLALLAITVLSMADAYWMATQSQHEGAVADGLTCPNCGKELDEDIDFCHWCTTELSAAEDAGADSTQ
- a CDS encoding MFS transporter, with translation MTDDLSRPGTRWVLVVVAAGVMGAAGTYQFAWSSLSGPVGSRVGASPTGLGNVFTAYIVAQTLVQFPAGSIRDRYGPRAILVVSALFLASGYAGLAVVRSYPLVLAAYTLGGVGCGIAYTVAVNTPVKWFTDRRGLATGAVTMAYGAVSVAAIPLLQSRLDASYRATLLTLAVVVGGAGLLAALVLRDPPTGTDATDDGDAVSVDETAAIGWRSVLRSWQFWVLFGVMAVVNGVGLMLIGQSVGFTRGLGMGSGTATTVASVIALADAGGIVVVSALSDRLGGERTVGASLLLCGCSLAGAVVVGVRGLAPLFVLLVGATAFFRSPVFAVFPSLVGRYYGRARSSENYALVYSAKVPGGILGGTVAGFLIARTGWTPSFLAGAALLALAGLATLTLRSGDLVDKDGHVGQQTG
- a CDS encoding 3-dehydroquinate synthase II; the protein is MTRSVWLKADDEVGDWETRKRRITAGLEAGVDWVLVDESDVDRVEELGAVNIAAFSNGDVHVMEAEEEAITSDATIVGKDGEGDGTVDLPADFSGSADLSTLRRNGTTTDGGYVRIFDEDYEAFAEAVAAEADFTIVIGEDWQIIPLENLIARVGDETQLITGVQTAEDARTAYETLEHGADGVLLDTDDVDEIRKTCEVRDAVGREQLDLQYAEVTAVEQTGSADRVCIDTGNLMEHDEGMLVGSMARGLFFVHAETAESPYVASRPFRVNAGAVHAYVRTPDGGTKYLSELQSGDEVQVVDSEGHTREAIVGRAKIEKRPMFRVQAETEDGDRIETLLQNAETIKVHTREGRTAVTDLEPGDELLVYYEDTATHFGEKIEESIIEK
- a CDS encoding P-loop NTPase; protein product: MSTDGCTVYTVAGAKGGVGRTTTSINLGVALANAGHDAAVLELDLAMANLTEFLDVEATTTLHGVLAGEANVADATYPAAGGLSLVPSGTSLEGYARTDLSTLPGVVDTLRERHDAIMVDTPAGLSEETVQAMELADEAVLVSTPRVSSVRNANETLPLADHVETAVSGLVLTKSGAGTPAVADHVASCLDVSVLGRVPEDDAVPYAQEHGEPVVEHAPHSGAAVAYRKIARRLAEPTTANSSAMGRTDSTACDGSATGDRSNGSRTPQDSESGGSDTSTDDIEQAVGNVGTSPHSFGRQLQDVFDR
- a CDS encoding 2-amino-3,7-dideoxy-D-threo-hept-6-ulosonate synthase, translating into MNAGKRARLTRIGTDGQYVIVPMDHGITMGAVKGLKDIESTIDAVTRGGADAVLTQRGIADRVHPNKNDAGYIAHLNGSTTIGPDENDKRTTGTVEDAIRVGADAVSFHINVGSTYEREQIEELSTLTSEADRYGLPVLAMAYARGPEIDPEADGYNQAVGHAVRLAEELGSDVVKTGYTGDAESFQHVVESTSLPVVIAGGSKGTDEETLDMVRGAMDAGAAGISMGRSIFQHDEPEKIARAVSAVVHDDADAVDALREAGLAVEA
- the trpA gene encoding tryptophan synthase subunit alpha, which gives rise to MGLERVFERDDPAFIPYLTAGDPDYEASQTYIEALERGGADLIELGLPFSEPIAEGKTIQDAIVRSLEAGMTVGRYFEFVEELDVDVPVVCMTYYNLVFQYGDSEEGPRPFVEKAAEVGIEGLVVVDLPAEEAGPLRAACDEFGLDLVFIVAPTTTGDRLDSMKTQVSGYVYVQARLGVTGARDDVDDATEESLARLSDWDVPKAVGFGIKTGDHAERIVSAGADGIIVGSALIDIVAEGHENGDDTETVADRLEAKARELKEGARRGAQNRPQPERT
- the trpB gene encoding tryptophan synthase subunit beta, producing MSTDDAHDPKFGEYGGQYVPEALMPAIEELADAYERYVLENEDGFMDEFRERLADFGGRPTPLQYAEQLSARYDTDVYLKREDLLHGGAHKLNNALGQVLLAKYMGKERIIAETGAGQHGTATAMAAAHLDMPCEIYMGETDIARQRPNVFRMRINGADVNPVTVGRGTLKEAISETMRDWATTVENTHYVIGSIVGPHPFPKMVRDFQAVISEEAREQTIEKTGGLPDAVLACAGGGSNTMGTFAEFVDDPDVALYAVEAGGSSLSVDEERGVAPNSATLSTGEEGVLHGARTKLLQDSDGQIMESHSVSAGLDYAGVGPELAHLVDEGRVTPVNVDDDHALEAFHRLSQDEGIIPALETAHAFGYLEEHHDDLGESVVVNVSGRGDKDLETVIEETSKRDLDIAPDMSVFDTGGMMNPDSGHTDGDH
- the trpC gene encoding indole-3-glycerol phosphate synthase produces the protein MDDSVGAIAPEVESILAAARERVGGSDRVTVDARSLPAAFEQAEAGGRVPLVAEIKPTSPTTDGERTDDPVELAERMVAGGAAALSVLTEPDHFGGSAETLERVREAVDVPVLRKDFILHEAQLDVVEADVVLLIVRFLQEDGTDDLSDLVAAARDRGFQVLVETHTEAEVETALEAGADIVGVNNRDLAKLEVDLETFERVSESVPGSVTLIAESGIHTPEDVRRMRGAGADALLVGSAIMDHGADTDVTANTRRLTDAETETQT
- a CDS encoding MGMT family protein encodes the protein METSSDDAGIYARESDYLDRYVQFGAAGDRVISLSFPTHPEDVTSDDHALLDRIDDYLSGTEDGFEDVTVGLTVPTEQRRVLEAVREVPYGENATVEQVARMTPDLDATEQDDLAAVREALAGNPVPLLIPDHRVRDGPSSAPPAVEQKLRSVEGL
- a CDS encoding CPBP family intramembrane glutamic endopeptidase; translation: MPGWAAFVGLTGLLLTALLALARLSQGLTDESGLSATAEGVPSLEEHADTPTPDPVIPRFETPESARRRRWVESRRSNRPESISTGALLANVALTQGLFGALLVAAAFYYRIPVSAFGVSAAPLSTGWPALAVGVAAGVGFWLGNEAAASLAAGFDMAFDESVRGLLAPDSAGGWVVLLGVILPIIAVVEELLFRGAAIGVPVAGLGAPAWAMAIVSSVAFALGHGAQGRVGILVTGALGLGLAGLFVVTDSLLAVVVAHYLVNALELGVHEGLGIERLSL
- the lonB gene encoding ATP-dependent protease LonB, translated to MSDNTEHDAAPDAGRENTDAGEATAADSPAETDDERASEPTVDGDDGDTTLGSDVEVEGESNLDGEEEDLLGGLEIDSTADIEVPDRLVDQVIGQDHARDVIKKAAKQRRHVMMIGSPGTGKSMLAKAMSQLLPREELQDVLVYHNPDDGNEPKVRTVPSGKGEQIVDAHKEEARKRNQMRTFLMWIIIAIVIGYSLIIAQQILLGILAAGVIYLAFRYGSRGSDAMIPNLLISTASQKTAPFEDATGAHAGALLGDVRHDPFQSGGMETPSHDRVEAGAIHKANKGVLFVDEINTLDIRSQQKLMTAIQEGEFSITGQSERSSGAMVQTEPVPCDFIMIAAGNLDAMENMHPALRSRIKGYGYEVYMDDTIEDDPEMRRKYARFVAQEVENDGRLPHFTEEAVEELILEARRRAGRKGHLTLKFRDLGGLVRVAGDIARAEDREQTERKDVLQAKRRSRSIEQQLADNYIERRKDYELTVNQGDVIGRVNGLAVMGEDSGIVLPVMAEVSPSQGPGQVIATGQLKEMAEEAVQNVSAIIKKFSDEDISEKDVHIQFVQAGEGGVDGDSASITVATAVISAIEDVPIKQNLAMTGSLSVRGDVLPVGGVTHKIEAAAKAGLDTVIIPEANTQDVMIEEEYEEMVEIIPVSHISEVLEVALSGETEKDSLVDRLKSITGKALEHEVGRQGGSPSPQ